In Thalassococcus sp. S3, the sequence TAGAAATGGGGCGGCGCTTGCGCGCGGCCCCGATCGCGGTCAGTCCGTCGGTGTGGCAAACATCGTGCGATGCATCAGGCCGTAGACGTCGGTATTGTCCATCAGCGGTGTGACCAGTTCGCTGTTGAAACCCGCCGCGCGCACCAGAATGCCGCCCGCGACATCCTCATAGCCGACCCAGGCGATGCCAAAGGGATGTTGGACGCCTTCTGCGTCGGGCGCCGACATGAAGGCATCGCCAAAGCTGCCCTGCTGCCCATGCAGGATACCGCCGCCGCGTGTCGTGGCCTCGACCGCTTCGCCCTCACCAGGAACCGAACTGCCCGAAACGACCTGCATGCCGCCCGCGTCGCTGTCGGCGGCCATCACCAAAAGCGTGTCTGGGTTGGTGTCGACAAAGTCGAGCATCACGCCCGTTGCTTCGTCAGCACGGGCCAGCGCCTCCAGCGTGCCACTGGCGTTCATGTTGTTGGCGATGTTGTCGGTGCCTTCCTCCTCGATCACCGCGAAGAAGCCCGTCTCGCTTTGCGACAGGATCTCCAAAGCGACCTCCGTCATCTCGGCGATGGTCGGGGCGGTCTCGGAATAGGTGGGCAGGCCGTCGATCAGGTTTCGCTCGTATTCCTGGTCGTTGAAGGTGTGGTTATGCGCAAAGACGCCCAGCACGCGCTCTACGCTGTCAGTGTCGAGCGCCATCATCTCGTCGCGGTCATAGACGATGGTATAGCCCAGTTCCTCGGCCCGTTCGATCAGGTTCAGATCGTCCTCACGCTCGCCGGGGCCGTGGCGCCCTTCGGTGCCTTCAGGCAGCAAAAAGCGCTCTCCACCCGCCATGATGACCTGCGCACCGGATTCGATCACCTGCGCTGCGATGTCATCGGTGTTGCTGCGGCTTTCGGAGGAGGCCACGAAGACGGCCGTGCCCGGCTCCGCGATGTGCCCGGTCTGGATCAGGCCGACCGCACGGTCGGCCTCCATTGCCTCCTGGGCGATCGACATCTGCTGGCCGGATGCGGCTGTGATCTCTTCGGTGCCGTTCAGCCCGAAGCTGTCGTTGACCACCTTCACGCCATAGGCATGGACGGTGGCCCCGCCATGGCTGGTTCCGGTGAGACGGTCCGCCATGTGGCCGGTGTAAACACCGATGGCCGGCAGGCGGTCCCAGTTCAGTTCGCCATCGGGTCCGGCGACATGCATGCGCGCGGCACCCCAATGGTTGACCCCGCTGCCGTCGGGATGGAAGAAAATCACGTTCCCTGTCTCTTGCGCCGTCACTGCGGTGGCGCCGAGGCCGACACTCATGCACGCAGCGTATATCATCGTCTTTTTCATTCGAAGATCCCCTTTCGTGTCTTGATGTTCGGTCGTGGAGAGGCAGCGTACATACGCGGCCTCTGTCTCTGCGACATCAGGCAAGTGGGGAGCGTGTGTAACAGGCAAAGCACAGGCCCGTGACAAAGACGTAACGGGCCTGTGGATAAGCGGTTCGGGCTTATTTCAGCAGTACGCAGATGTCGGTGCGCAGATCTTTGGGCGCCGTATCCATCGGCGAGTTGTGATAGAACTCGAAGGGCCAGGCGTCGGCAGGCTCCTCTCCGGATTTTGGAAGCCATTCGCCATAGAGGTAGTCAAAGGCTGGTTTCAGCGTGGTATAGGGGCCTTCGTGATGCAGAATGGCATGACGCCCGGCCGGGAGGGTCATGGTCAGCATCGGTGGGGTGATATCCGCGTCGTCGGTGACAAGAAGGCCGGCATATCCCCGCAGCTCTTCGGCGGGTACCTCATCGGGATCGTCGCAAGATACGGCGATCATGCCGCGTGAATGAGGCCAGAGATCACGTGTCGAAAAGAGGCCCGCGAGCTGATCGAACGCCCGGCCAATTTGCTCGTAAGGGCCGGTATGGGGCAGCGCGGCCATACGGCGTGCGGGCTGGTCGACGGTTTCTACATTATACATAAGATGGTCCTTTGGTTTCTTCGTGGATCGGGGCTTTGGCGGGATACCTGCCGCGCGAAAGGCGGCGGGCGTCTGGCCATAGACCTCGGCAAAGGCACGGGCGAAGCTTTTGATATTCGGATAGCCGCAGGTTTCGGCGATCCTTTCGATGGTATGATCGCTTTTCACCAGGTCGGATGCGGCCCGGTGCAACCGGATCCGGCGCACGGCTTGCGCGCAGGTCTCCCCGGTCATGGCCCGGAACACCCGGTGCCAGTGAAAGCGCGACATCGCCGCCTCATCCGCGAGCCGGTCGAGCGAGAGATCCCCCGCCGGGTTGTCGTGGATATAGCGCAGAACGCGCAGCAGGCGGTCTTCGTAGCTTGCGGTCATTCCTAAGCCTCGTCTGTGTGCCTGACCCGGTGATGACACGGGTGCGATCCACAAATCTTGCTGAGTTGCATCCCAAGGGACGGCGCGTCATATACCACGGGGCAGAATACGATGTGAGGCGCCATGACCCAGTATCTGGATTTCGAAAAACCGCTGGCCGAGATCGAAGGCAAGGCGGAAGAGCTGCGGGCGCTGGCACGGCAGAACGAAGAGATGGATGTTGCGGACGAGGCCGCGGCCCTGGATGCCAAGGCCGTCACGCTGCTCGAAGATCTCTACAAGGATCTCACGCCCTGGCGGAAATGCCAGGTCGCGCGCCACCCGGACCGGCCGCATTGCCGCGACTATATCGAGGCGCTCTTTACCGAATATACACCGCTGGCGGGCGATCGGAATTTTGCGGATGATCACGCGGTGATGGGCGGACTTGCGCGTCTTAATGGGCAGTCCGTAATGGTGATTGGACATGAAAAGGGCAGCGACACCAAATCCCGGATCGAGCGGAATTTCGGCATGGCCCGGCCCGAAGGATACCGCAAGGCCATCCGGCTGATGCAGATGGCGGACCGTTTTGGTCTGCCGGTGATCACGCTGGTCGATACGCCCGGTGCCTATCCGGGTAAGGGTGCGGAGGAGCGTGGCCAGTCGGAGGCGATTGCACGCGCGACGGAAACCTGCCTGCAAATCGGCGTTCCGCTGGTTTCGGTCGTCATCGGTGAAGGTGGTTCAGGCGGGGCGGTGGCTTTTGCGACGGCCAACAAGGTCGCGATGCTAGAGCATTCGGTCTATTCTGTGATCAGCCCTGAGGGCTGCGCGTCGATCCTCTGGAAAGATGCCGAGAAGATGCGCGAGGCTGCGGAGGCCTTGAGGCTGACCGCGCAGGACCTCAAAGCCCTCGGTGTGACCGATCATGTCATTCCAGAACCTATGGGCGGTGCGCATCGGCATCCCGATGTGGCGATTGCCTCGGTGAAGAGCGCTATCGAAACGATGTTGAAGGAACTTCACAATCAGGATGCGCAGTCGCTGGTCGCAGCCCGTCGGCGCAAGTTTCTCGACATGGGTGCCCAGGGACTGGCGGCCTAACTCCGCCAGCGCAAGAGGCGACGTTCGGCCAGCCCGATCAGCCAGCTTGTCAGAACGCCCAGCACCGACAGGATCACCACACCTGCAAAGAGCCGTTCCAGATCGTAGAGCGATCCGGCCTGCAGGATATAGGCGCCCACGCCGTATTCCGCGCCCAGCATCTCGGCCGCGACCAGAAGGATGATCCCTATGGCGAGGCTCACCCGCAGGCCCGAAAGGATGCCCGGCAGCGCGCCCGGCAGGATGATCTTGCGCACGATGGAGAGCCAGGAGAGGCCAAAGCTCTGCCCCATCCGCACGAGCGTGCGGTCGACATTGTCCACGGCGCCATAGGTCGCGACGACAGTGGGGGTAAAGGTACCCAGAGCGATCAGCGCATATTTCGAGCCCTCGTCGATGCCGAACCAGATCACGAACAGCGGCAGCAGCGCGATCTTGGGGATCGGGAAGATGGCGGCGACCAGAGGGATCAGTCCGGCACGGACATAGCTGAAGAGCCCGATCAGAACACCGATGCCGATGCCCACTGACACGCCCATTGCGCTGCCCACGGCGAACCGCATCAGCGAGGGGTTGAGATGTTCAAATAGCAACCCGCTGTTCCAGAGATCGACAAAGGTCAGCCCGACATCCGACGGGCGCGGCAGTGTGAGGTTGGAGATCCAGCCCGTCCGCGTACCCCATTC encodes:
- a CDS encoding alkaline phosphatase, producing MSVGLGATAVTAQETGNVIFFHPDGSGVNHWGAARMHVAGPDGELNWDRLPAIGVYTGHMADRLTGTSHGGATVHAYGVKVVNDSFGLNGTEEITAASGQQMSIAQEAMEADRAVGLIQTGHIAEPGTAVFVASSESRSNTDDIAAQVIESGAQVIMAGGERFLLPEGTEGRHGPGEREDDLNLIERAEELGYTIVYDRDEMMALDTDSVERVLGVFAHNHTFNDQEYERNLIDGLPTYSETAPTIAEMTEVALEILSQSETGFFAVIEEEGTDNIANNMNASGTLEALARADEATGVMLDFVDTNPDTLLVMAADSDAGGMQVVSGSSVPGEGEAVEATTRGGGILHGQQGSFGDAFMSAPDAEGVQHPFGIAWVGYEDVAGGILVRAAGFNSELVTPLMDNTDVYGLMHRTMFATPTD
- a CDS encoding ABC transporter permease; amino-acid sequence: MSDGTRPVPFRGGGFRPTARRGAGLVVFILLIALIEWGTRTGWISNLTLPRPSDVGLTFVDLWNSGLLFEHLNPSLMRFAVGSAMGVSVGIGIGVLIGLFSYVRAGLIPLVAAIFPIPKIALLPLFVIWFGIDEGSKYALIALGTFTPTVVATYGAVDNVDRTLVRMGQSFGLSWLSIVRKIILPGALPGILSGLRVSLAIGIILLVAAEMLGAEYGVGAYILQAGSLYDLERLFAGVVILSVLGVLTSWLIGLAERRLLRWRS
- a CDS encoding acetyl-CoA carboxylase carboxyltransferase subunit alpha codes for the protein MTQYLDFEKPLAEIEGKAEELRALARQNEEMDVADEAAALDAKAVTLLEDLYKDLTPWRKCQVARHPDRPHCRDYIEALFTEYTPLAGDRNFADDHAVMGGLARLNGQSVMVIGHEKGSDTKSRIERNFGMARPEGYRKAIRLMQMADRFGLPVITLVDTPGAYPGKGAEERGQSEAIARATETCLQIGVPLVSVVIGEGGSGGAVAFATANKVAMLEHSVYSVISPEGCASILWKDAEKMREAAEALRLTAQDLKALGVTDHVIPEPMGGAHRHPDVAIASVKSAIETMLKELHNQDAQSLVAARRRKFLDMGAQGLAA
- a CDS encoding GyrI-like domain-containing protein; the protein is MTASYEDRLLRVLRYIHDNPAGDLSLDRLADEAAMSRFHWHRVFRAMTGETCAQAVRRIRLHRAASDLVKSDHTIERIAETCGYPNIKSFARAFAEVYGQTPAAFRAAGIPPKPRSTKKPKDHLMYNVETVDQPARRMAALPHTGPYEQIGRAFDQLAGLFSTRDLWPHSRGMIAVSCDDPDEVPAEELRGYAGLLVTDDADITPPMLTMTLPAGRHAILHHEGPYTTLKPAFDYLYGEWLPKSGEEPADAWPFEFYHNSPMDTAPKDLRTDICVLLK